A section of the Scleropages formosus chromosome 16, fSclFor1.1, whole genome shotgun sequence genome encodes:
- the tlr3 gene encoding toll-like receptor 3, with protein MARSLRPLHLLLVLLLCVLGCSHAGPGKAVCRVVRLTADCSHLSLEEVPADLPANITALDVSHNRLRKLPPVVLGRYPQLQLLQAGYNSIQALEADLCRMLPLLRKLRVQHNVIHLLKEANLVHCSGLTELNLASNRLKLLGDPFLPLKSLVSLDVSANGLSSARLGTQPQMGGLRELSLSGNKMSTLQKDDFSCLCNSSVQVLRLGSLPLKNLEPGCLKPLEGLRELVLDGTKLGPNLTDQLCQELKGSAIDRLSLRDVHLTSVLHTTFMGLADTNITAVDLSRNEMSSMANGSLRWLRTLKLLSMEENNFRQLTREMFVGLDSLRSLVLRNALAKSRSWYAVIEDYAFSPLRCLESLFLDRTTFRGLTAQTFSGLVSLQYLNLSWSKFDLKIVTNESFASLSNSPLRTLNLTETGITRLADGAFASLGNLSTLLLGYNFISQNLSGSEFRGLSRIQKIHLSFNNQKIRLTSWSFQHVPTLRTLMLRRALTGTLDLKPSPFQPLQELSVLDLSNNNIANINSDLLSGLHNLRVLYLQHNNLARIWKSANPGGPLLFLRGLENLTVLELDYNGFDEIPAAGLQGLRKLQELSLGGNMLDFLREGIFSDMVSLRSLNLQKNLITSVQKSVFQPALANLSVLHMERNPFDCTCDSILWFAEWLNGTDASVPQRDSYVCNTPSAYFNKTISQFEPLSCRDTTPFQALYVFTSTTVLIVMATALVFHFQGWRIQFYWSVLVSRTLGFREVDRGEERFQYDAYVIHAQKDRRWVERHLLSLEDKQLRFCLEDRDFVPGRTRLECIVDMMRQSRKIVFVVTETLLNDPWCTQYKAHHAIQQVIEESRDSVVLVFLEDVPDHRLVRALLLRRGMLRSRCLLNWPPQRERRPAFQQSLWVALGSSNRIQ; from the exons ATGGCGAGGTCTCTGCGTcctctccatctcctgctggtgctgctgctctgcgTTCTCGGCTGCAGCCACGCCGGGCCCGGGAAGGCGGTGTGCCGCGTGGTCCGGCTCACGGCCGACTGCAGCCACCTGAGCCTGGAGGAGGTTCCCGCCGACCTCCCCGCCAACATCACGGCACTGGACGTGTCCCACAACCGGCTGCGCAAGCTGCCCCCCGTGGTCCTGGGCCGGTACCcccagctgcagctgctccaggcTGGATACAACAGCATCCAGGCACTGGAGGCGGATCTGTGCCGAATGCTGCCCCTCCTCCGGAAGCTCCGCGTCCAACACAACGTGATCCACCTGCTGAAGGAGGCGAACCTGGTCCACTGCTCCGGGCTGACGGAGCTCAACCTGGCGTCCAACCGGCTGAAATTGCTCGGCGACCCCTTCCTGCCTCTCAAG AGCCTGGTGTCGCTGGACGTATCCGCCAACGGCCTGAGCTCGGCCCGGCTGGGCACGCAGCCACAGATGGGCGGCCTGAGGGAGCTCTCGCTGTCGGGCAACAAGATGTCCACTCTCCAGAAGGACGACTTCTCCTGCCTCTGCAACTCCTCTGTCCAGGTGCTCCGCCTGGGCTCGCTGCCTCTCAAAAAT CTGGAGCCGGGCTGCCTGAAGCCGTTGGAGGGTCTCCGCGAGCTGGTCCTGGATGGCACCAAGCTGGGGCCCAACCTCACGGACCAACTGTGCCAGGAACTTAAGGGTTCCGCCATTGACCGCCTGTCACTGCGTGATGTCCATCTGACCTCCGTCCTCCACACCACCTTCATGGGGCTGGCGGACACCAACATCACTGCTGTGGACCTTTCCCGGAATGAGATGAGCTCGATGGCCAACGGCTCGCTGCGCTGGCTCCGCACCCTGAAACTCCTGTCCATGGAGGAGAACAACTTCCGACAACTCACCAGGGAAATGTTTGTAGGCTTAGACAGTCTGAGGTCCCTGGTCCTACGAAATGCACTGGCCAAGAGCCGCTCTTGGTACGCCGTCATTGAGGACTACGCCTTCTCCCCGCTGCGGTGCCTGGAGTCCCTCTTTCTAGACCGAACGACTTTCCGGGGGCTCACGGCGCAGACCTTCTCTGGCCTGGTCAGCCTGCAATACCTGAACCTGAGCTGGAGCAAGTTTGACTTGAAGATCGTGACCAACGAGAGCTTTGCCTCGCTGTCCAACTCGCCGCTCCGCACGCTCAACCTGACGGAAACGGGCATCACGCGCCTGGCTGATGGCGCTTTCGCGAGCCTCGGAAACCTCTCCACGCTGCTGCTCGGCTACAACTTCATCTCTCAGAACCTGAGTGGATCCGAGTTCAGGGGGCTGTCTCGCATCCAGAAGATCCACCTGTCCTTCAACAACCAGAAGATTAGGCTGACGTCCTGGTCTTTCCAGCACGTTCCCACCCTGAGGACGCTGATGCTGAGACGTGCTCTGACCGGAACCTTGGACCTGAAGCCTTCGCCATTTCAGCCCTTGCAGGAACTTTCAGTGTTGGACCTCAGCAACAACAACATCGCCAACATCAACAGTGACTTGCTGAGCGGCCTGCACAACCTGCGCGTGCTCTACCTGCAGCACAACAACCTGGCTCGCATCTGGAAGAGCGCCAACCCCGGGGGCCCCCTGCTCTTCTTGCGAGGCCTGGAAAACCTCACCGTTCTGGAGCTAGACTACAACGGGTTCGACGAGATCCCAGCCGCAGGTCTTCAGGGTCTCCGGAAGCTGCAGGAGCTCAGCCTCGGTGGGAACATGCTCGACTTCCTCCGCGAAGGCATCTTCAGCGACATGGTCTCGCTCCGCTCCCTCAACCTGCAGAAGAATCTCATCACGTCGGTGCAGAAGTCCGTGTTCCAGCCCGCGCTGGCGAACCTGAGCGTGCTGCACATGGAGCGGAACCCCTTCGACTGCACCTGCGACAGCATCCTCTGGTTCGCCGAGTGGCTCAACGGCACCGATGCCAGCGTGCCCCAGCGGGACTCGTACGTGTGCAACACGCCCTCGGCCTACTTCAACAAGACCATCAGCCAGTTTGAGCCGCTGTCCTGCCGCGACACGACCCCGTTCCAGGCCCTGTATGTGTTCACCAGCACCACCGTGCTCATCGTCATGGCGACCGCCCTCGTCTTCCACTTCCAGGGCTGGCGGATACAGTTCTACTGGAGCGTGCTGGTGAGTCGCACCCTTGGCTTTAGAGAGGTGGACCGCGGCGAGGAGAGGTTTCAGTATGACGCGTACGTGATACACGCGCAGAAGGACAGGAGGTGGGTGGAACGACATCTGCTTTCCCTCGAGGACAAACAGCTCAGGTTTTGCCTGGAGGACCGTGACTTTGTGCCAGGCAGGACGCGACTGGAATGCATAGTGGACATGATGAGGCAGTCCAGGAAGATAGTCTTCGTAGTCACCGAAACTCTTCTGAATGACCCCTGGTGTACACA GTACAAGGCGCACCATGCCATCCAGCAGGTGATCGAGGAGAGCCGCGACTCGGTGGTTCTCGTGTTCCTGGAGGACGTGCCGGACCACCGGCTGGTGCGTGCCCTGCTGCTGCGTCGGGGCATGCTGCGCTCCCGCTGCCTCCTGAACTGGCCCCCTCAGAGGGAGCGACGGCCCGCCTTCCAGCAGAGCCTCTGGGTGGCGCTGGGGTCCAGCAACCGCATACAATAG
- the cyp4v2a gene encoding cytochrome P450 4V8 isoform X3: protein MLLNNSKHMDKAYAYKFLHPWLGTGLLTSTGDKWRRRRKTLTPTFHFSILTEFLEVMNEQAEVLVEKLEREAGRGPFNCFNHITLCALDIICETAMGKKIYAQSNHDSEYVRSVYKMSDIVTRRQRMPWYWSDFIYYFLGEGKEHNRNLKVLHSFTQSVIQERAEHIAYMESDSESDQGAKKRRAFLDMLLKTTDEEGNKLSHKDIQEEVDTFMFEGHDTTAAAMNWALHLIGSHPEAQRKIHQELQEVFGSSDRPVNAEDLKKLQYLECVIKESLRLFPSVPFFARSICEDCVINGFRVPKGADAIVMVYALHRDPRYFPDPEEFRPERFLPENSAGRHAYAFIPFSAGVRNCIGQRFAMMEEKVILAYILRYFNIEATQKREELRPLGELILRPEKGIWIRLEKRTH from the exons ATGCTGCTGAACAACTCGAAGCACATGGACAAAGCTTACGCCTACAAGTTCCTGCACCCGTGGCTCGGCACGGGTCTCCTGACCAG CACGGGGGACAAGTGGCGCAGGCGGCGCAAGACGCTCACCCCGACCTTCCACTTCTCCATCCTCACCGAGTTCCTGGAGGTGATGAACGAACAGGCCGAAGTGCTCGTGgagaagctggagagggaggcggGTCGAGGCCCCTTCAACTGCTTCAACCACATCACGCTCTGCGCGCTGGACATCATCTGTG aaactgcGATGGGCAAGAAAATTTATGCCCAGAGTAACCATGACTCGGAGTACGTACGCTCTGTGTACAA GATGAGCGACATCGTCACTCGCAGGCAGCGGATGCCCTGGTACTGGTCGGACTTCATCTACTACTTCCTGGGGGAGGGAAAGGAGCACAATCGCAACTTGAAGGTTCTTCACTCCTTCACACAGAGT GTAATCCAGGAGAGGGCGGAGCACATCGCCTACATGGAGTCGGACAGCGAGTCGGACCAGGGCGCGAAGAAGCGCCGAGCCTTCCTCGACATGCTCCTGAAGACCACGGACGAAGAGGGCAACAAGCTGAGCCACAAGGACATCCAGGAAGAGGTGGACACCTTCATGTTCGAG GGACACGACACTACAGCCGCCGCGATGAACTGGGCCCTCCACCTCATAGGCTCCCATCCTGAAGCGCAGAGGAAaattcatcaggaacttcaggaAGTATTTG GATCCTCAGACAGACCCGTTAACGCGGAAGACCTGAAGAAGCTGCAGTACCTGGAGTGCGTCATCAAGGAGTCTCTCCGCCTCTTCCCGTCCGTCCCCTTCTTCGCCCGCAGCATCTGCGAAGACTGTGTCATCA ATGGCTTCAGGGTGCCCAAGGGAGCCGATGCAATCGTCATGGTGTACGCTCTGCACCGCGACCCTCGCTACTTCCCCGACCCCGAGGAGTTCCGGCCCGAGCGTTTCCTGCCGGAGAATTCCGCCGGCCGCCATGCTTACGCCTTCATCCCCTTCTCGGCCGGGGTCAGGAACTGCATCG GTCAGCGCTTCGCCATGATGGAGGAGAAGGTGATCCTGGCGTACATCCTGCGCTACTTCAACATCGAAGCCACGCAGAAGCGGGAGGAGCTGCGACCCCTCGGGGAGCTCATCCTGCGGCCGGAGAAGGGCATCTGGATCCGGCTGGAGAAGAGGACCCATTAG
- the cyp4v2a gene encoding cytochrome P450 4V8 isoform X2, with protein MYLMLLNNSKHMDKAYAYKFLHPWLGTGLLTSTGDKWRRRRKTLTPTFHFSILTEFLEVMNEQAEVLVEKLEREAGRGPFNCFNHITLCALDIICETAMGKKIYAQSNHDSEYVRSVYKMSDIVTRRQRMPWYWSDFIYYFLGEGKEHNRNLKVLHSFTQSVIQERAEHIAYMESDSESDQGAKKRRAFLDMLLKTTDEEGNKLSHKDIQEEVDTFMFEGHDTTAAAMNWALHLIGSHPEAQRKIHQELQEVFGSSDRPVNAEDLKKLQYLECVIKESLRLFPSVPFFARSICEDCVINGFRVPKGADAIVMVYALHRDPRYFPDPEEFRPERFLPENSAGRHAYAFIPFSAGVRNCIGQRFAMMEEKVILAYILRYFNIEATQKREELRPLGELILRPEKGIWIRLEKRTH; from the exons ATGTATTTG ATGCTGCTGAACAACTCGAAGCACATGGACAAAGCTTACGCCTACAAGTTCCTGCACCCGTGGCTCGGCACGGGTCTCCTGACCAG CACGGGGGACAAGTGGCGCAGGCGGCGCAAGACGCTCACCCCGACCTTCCACTTCTCCATCCTCACCGAGTTCCTGGAGGTGATGAACGAACAGGCCGAAGTGCTCGTGgagaagctggagagggaggcggGTCGAGGCCCCTTCAACTGCTTCAACCACATCACGCTCTGCGCGCTGGACATCATCTGTG aaactgcGATGGGCAAGAAAATTTATGCCCAGAGTAACCATGACTCGGAGTACGTACGCTCTGTGTACAA GATGAGCGACATCGTCACTCGCAGGCAGCGGATGCCCTGGTACTGGTCGGACTTCATCTACTACTTCCTGGGGGAGGGAAAGGAGCACAATCGCAACTTGAAGGTTCTTCACTCCTTCACACAGAGT GTAATCCAGGAGAGGGCGGAGCACATCGCCTACATGGAGTCGGACAGCGAGTCGGACCAGGGCGCGAAGAAGCGCCGAGCCTTCCTCGACATGCTCCTGAAGACCACGGACGAAGAGGGCAACAAGCTGAGCCACAAGGACATCCAGGAAGAGGTGGACACCTTCATGTTCGAG GGACACGACACTACAGCCGCCGCGATGAACTGGGCCCTCCACCTCATAGGCTCCCATCCTGAAGCGCAGAGGAAaattcatcaggaacttcaggaAGTATTTG GATCCTCAGACAGACCCGTTAACGCGGAAGACCTGAAGAAGCTGCAGTACCTGGAGTGCGTCATCAAGGAGTCTCTCCGCCTCTTCCCGTCCGTCCCCTTCTTCGCCCGCAGCATCTGCGAAGACTGTGTCATCA ATGGCTTCAGGGTGCCCAAGGGAGCCGATGCAATCGTCATGGTGTACGCTCTGCACCGCGACCCTCGCTACTTCCCCGACCCCGAGGAGTTCCGGCCCGAGCGTTTCCTGCCGGAGAATTCCGCCGGCCGCCATGCTTACGCCTTCATCCCCTTCTCGGCCGGGGTCAGGAACTGCATCG GTCAGCGCTTCGCCATGATGGAGGAGAAGGTGATCCTGGCGTACATCCTGCGCTACTTCAACATCGAAGCCACGCAGAAGCGGGAGGAGCTGCGACCCCTCGGGGAGCTCATCCTGCGGCCGGAGAAGGGCATCTGGATCCGGCTGGAGAAGAGGACCCATTAG
- the cyp4v2a gene encoding cytochrome P450 4V8 isoform X1 — translation MALPMGTYASLGAAAFLVLVTCLTYKLLSRYARRWREIQAIPGLEGTYPFVGDALQLKSNARDFFCQIHEISERFRNAPLTKLWIGPVPFILLFHAETIEMLLNNSKHMDKAYAYKFLHPWLGTGLLTSTGDKWRRRRKTLTPTFHFSILTEFLEVMNEQAEVLVEKLEREAGRGPFNCFNHITLCALDIICETAMGKKIYAQSNHDSEYVRSVYKMSDIVTRRQRMPWYWSDFIYYFLGEGKEHNRNLKVLHSFTQSVIQERAEHIAYMESDSESDQGAKKRRAFLDMLLKTTDEEGNKLSHKDIQEEVDTFMFEGHDTTAAAMNWALHLIGSHPEAQRKIHQELQEVFGSSDRPVNAEDLKKLQYLECVIKESLRLFPSVPFFARSICEDCVINGFRVPKGADAIVMVYALHRDPRYFPDPEEFRPERFLPENSAGRHAYAFIPFSAGVRNCIGQRFAMMEEKVILAYILRYFNIEATQKREELRPLGELILRPEKGIWIRLEKRTH, via the exons ATGGCGCTCCCGATGGGGACGTACGCGTCCCTCGGCGCGGCGGCGTTCCTCGTGCTCGTGACCTGCCTTACATACAAGCTCTTGAGCAGGTACGCGCGCAGGTGGAGAGAAATACAGGCGATCCCAGGCCTCGAGGGCACCTACCCCTTCGTAGGCGACGCCCTGCAGCTGAAAAGCAACGCCAGAG ATTTTTTCTGCCAGATCCATGAAATTTCGGAGAGGTTCAGGAACGCGCCGCTGACGAAGCTGTGGATCGGCCCCGTGcccttcatcctcctcttccacGCAGAGACCATCGAG ATGCTGCTGAACAACTCGAAGCACATGGACAAAGCTTACGCCTACAAGTTCCTGCACCCGTGGCTCGGCACGGGTCTCCTGACCAG CACGGGGGACAAGTGGCGCAGGCGGCGCAAGACGCTCACCCCGACCTTCCACTTCTCCATCCTCACCGAGTTCCTGGAGGTGATGAACGAACAGGCCGAAGTGCTCGTGgagaagctggagagggaggcggGTCGAGGCCCCTTCAACTGCTTCAACCACATCACGCTCTGCGCGCTGGACATCATCTGTG aaactgcGATGGGCAAGAAAATTTATGCCCAGAGTAACCATGACTCGGAGTACGTACGCTCTGTGTACAA GATGAGCGACATCGTCACTCGCAGGCAGCGGATGCCCTGGTACTGGTCGGACTTCATCTACTACTTCCTGGGGGAGGGAAAGGAGCACAATCGCAACTTGAAGGTTCTTCACTCCTTCACACAGAGT GTAATCCAGGAGAGGGCGGAGCACATCGCCTACATGGAGTCGGACAGCGAGTCGGACCAGGGCGCGAAGAAGCGCCGAGCCTTCCTCGACATGCTCCTGAAGACCACGGACGAAGAGGGCAACAAGCTGAGCCACAAGGACATCCAGGAAGAGGTGGACACCTTCATGTTCGAG GGACACGACACTACAGCCGCCGCGATGAACTGGGCCCTCCACCTCATAGGCTCCCATCCTGAAGCGCAGAGGAAaattcatcaggaacttcaggaAGTATTTG GATCCTCAGACAGACCCGTTAACGCGGAAGACCTGAAGAAGCTGCAGTACCTGGAGTGCGTCATCAAGGAGTCTCTCCGCCTCTTCCCGTCCGTCCCCTTCTTCGCCCGCAGCATCTGCGAAGACTGTGTCATCA ATGGCTTCAGGGTGCCCAAGGGAGCCGATGCAATCGTCATGGTGTACGCTCTGCACCGCGACCCTCGCTACTTCCCCGACCCCGAGGAGTTCCGGCCCGAGCGTTTCCTGCCGGAGAATTCCGCCGGCCGCCATGCTTACGCCTTCATCCCCTTCTCGGCCGGGGTCAGGAACTGCATCG GTCAGCGCTTCGCCATGATGGAGGAGAAGGTGATCCTGGCGTACATCCTGCGCTACTTCAACATCGAAGCCACGCAGAAGCGGGAGGAGCTGCGACCCCTCGGGGAGCTCATCCTGCGGCCGGAGAAGGGCATCTGGATCCGGCTGGAGAAGAGGACCCATTAG